The following are encoded in a window of Nocardioides houyundeii genomic DNA:
- the pstC gene encoding phosphate ABC transporter permease subunit PstC: MSTSSTTTGPSAPAGPSAAPPSLAARPRPGEAVIKVFLAGSALASVAITFGIIGALLEPVTHFFGQVSVGEFFGTHGKYAVLPLVGGTLMTTLIALLVAVPVGLGAAMYLSEYASRRSRKVLKPVLELLAGVPSVVYGFFALFFVTPTLLQGFLGINVGFTNALAAGLVLGIMIVPTVASLSEDALSAVPQAMRQGSLALGANRMQTTLRVVLPAALSGVAAAVVLGLSRAVGETMIVALAAGARKNLSFDPRDPMQTMTGFMAQTAQGENPVGSVDYNMLFAVGLLLFVITLVINIISITLVRRFRQAY; the protein is encoded by the coding sequence ATGAGCACCAGCAGCACGACGACGGGCCCGTCCGCACCGGCGGGCCCGTCGGCCGCGCCGCCGAGCCTCGCGGCTCGGCCACGACCGGGTGAGGCCGTCATCAAGGTGTTCCTGGCCGGCTCGGCTCTGGCCTCGGTGGCGATCACCTTCGGCATCATCGGAGCACTGCTGGAGCCGGTCACCCACTTCTTCGGCCAGGTCAGCGTGGGCGAGTTCTTCGGCACCCACGGCAAGTACGCCGTCCTGCCGCTGGTCGGGGGCACGCTGATGACCACGCTGATCGCCCTGCTGGTCGCCGTACCGGTGGGGCTCGGCGCGGCGATGTACCTCTCCGAGTACGCCTCGCGGCGCAGCCGCAAGGTCCTCAAGCCGGTGCTGGAGCTGCTGGCCGGGGTGCCCTCGGTGGTCTACGGCTTCTTCGCCCTGTTCTTCGTCACCCCCACGCTGCTCCAGGGTTTCCTGGGGATCAACGTGGGCTTCACCAACGCCCTGGCGGCCGGCCTGGTGCTCGGCATCATGATCGTGCCGACCGTGGCCTCACTGTCCGAGGACGCCCTCTCCGCGGTGCCGCAGGCGATGCGGCAGGGCTCGCTGGCGCTCGGCGCCAACCGGATGCAGACCACGCTGCGGGTGGTGCTGCCCGCCGCTCTCTCGGGGGTGGCGGCGGCGGTCGTGCTCGGCCTGTCCCGGGCGGTGGGGGAGACGATGATCGTCGCCCTGGCCGCCGGCGCCCGCAAGAACCTCTCCTTCGACCCGCGTGACCCCATGCAGACCATGACCGGCTTCATGGCCCAGACCGCCCAGGGCGAGAACCCGGTCGGCTCGGTGGACTACAACATGCTCTTCGCCGTCGGCCTGCTGCTCTTCGTGATCACCCTGGTCATCAACATCATCAGCATCACGCTGGTGCGACGCTTCAGGCAGGCCTACTGA
- the pstA gene encoding phosphate ABC transporter permease PstA, giving the protein MSSLIDQPADRSADRPAARAARETVQLTAGRSRDRTPTALLFLTGLWASLAIAVVVLVALILDTAITGAPRFDADLLTRYDSTLTPERTGFRAGILGTVWLMISTALLAVPLGIAAAVYLEEFADSERWYNRLVEVNLQNLAAVPSIVYGLLAVGVMSILGFERKGIVLGGAIALALLILPVIIITTREAVRAVPEEIRFGSLALGATVWQTTWRQVLPSAIPGIATGTILGLSRAIGEAAPLLMLGIPLAVRFDPDGVLSEMTALPMQIFFMTSQSQVTYQHAAAAAIVVLLVLVLALNGLAIFIRNKFQKSW; this is encoded by the coding sequence ATGAGCTCCCTGATCGACCAGCCCGCGGACCGGTCCGCCGACCGTCCCGCAGCCCGGGCCGCCCGCGAGACGGTGCAGCTGACCGCCGGGCGCTCCCGCGACCGCACCCCCACCGCGCTGCTGTTCCTGACCGGCCTGTGGGCCTCGCTGGCCATCGCGGTGGTGGTGCTGGTGGCGTTGATCCTGGACACCGCGATCACCGGCGCCCCGCGCTTCGACGCCGACCTGCTCACCCGCTACGACTCGACGCTGACGCCCGAGCGCACCGGCTTCCGGGCCGGCATCCTGGGCACGGTCTGGCTGATGATCAGCACCGCGCTGCTCGCAGTGCCGCTGGGCATCGCCGCGGCCGTCTACCTCGAGGAGTTCGCCGACTCCGAGCGCTGGTACAACCGGCTCGTCGAGGTCAACCTGCAGAACCTCGCGGCGGTCCCCTCGATCGTCTACGGGCTGCTCGCCGTCGGGGTCATGTCGATCCTGGGCTTCGAGCGCAAGGGGATCGTGCTCGGGGGTGCGATCGCGCTGGCGCTGCTCATCCTGCCGGTCATCATCATCACCACCCGCGAGGCGGTCCGGGCAGTGCCGGAGGAGATCCGGTTCGGCTCGCTGGCGCTCGGCGCGACGGTGTGGCAGACCACCTGGCGCCAGGTCCTGCCCTCGGCCATTCCCGGCATCGCCACCGGGACCATCCTGGGCCTGTCCCGGGCCATCGGCGAGGCAGCGCCGCTGCTGATGCTCGGCATCCCGCTGGCGGTGCGGTTCGACCCCGACGGCGTCCTCAGCGAGATGACGGCGCTGCCGATGCAGATCTTCTTCATGACCTCGCAGTCCCAGGTCACCTACCAGCACGCCGCGGCCGCCGCGATCGTGGTGCTGCTGGTGCTGGTGCTGGCACTCAACGGCCTGGCCATCTTCATCCGCAACAAGTTCCAGAAATCCTGGTGA
- the pstB gene encoding phosphate ABC transporter ATP-binding protein PstB, giving the protein MELEALNVFYGDFHAVHDVSLGFGRNEITALIGPSGCGKSTVLRSLNRMNDLVASARVAGRVTYHGQDIYARGVDPIAVRTHIGMVFQKPNPFPKSIYDNVAYGPRVTGMKVSDMDQLVEESLRGAALWDEVKDKLKQSAYSLSGGQQQRLCIARTIATRPDIILMDEPCSALDPIATARVEDLMLQLRQEFTIIIVTHNMQQAARVSDRTAFFTAQADETTGDRTGLLVEFDTTSAIFSNPADRRTEDYISGRFG; this is encoded by the coding sequence ATGGAGCTCGAGGCGCTCAACGTCTTCTACGGCGACTTCCACGCGGTGCACGACGTCTCCCTGGGCTTCGGGCGCAACGAGATCACCGCGCTGATCGGTCCCTCCGGCTGCGGCAAGTCGACCGTGCTGCGGTCGCTGAACCGGATGAACGACCTGGTGGCCAGCGCGCGGGTGGCCGGACGGGTCACGTACCACGGGCAGGACATCTATGCCCGGGGCGTGGACCCCATCGCGGTGCGGACCCACATCGGGATGGTCTTCCAGAAGCCCAACCCGTTCCCCAAGTCGATCTACGACAACGTCGCCTACGGCCCCCGGGTGACCGGGATGAAGGTCTCCGACATGGACCAGCTGGTGGAGGAGTCGCTGCGCGGCGCGGCGCTGTGGGACGAGGTGAAGGACAAGCTCAAGCAGTCGGCCTACAGCCTCTCCGGCGGCCAGCAGCAGCGGCTGTGCATCGCCCGGACCATCGCCACCCGGCCGGACATCATCCTGATGGACGAGCCGTGCTCGGCGCTGGACCCGATCGCCACCGCCCGGGTGGAGGACCTGATGCTCCAGCTGCGTCAGGAGTTCACCATCATCATCGTCACCCACAACATGCAGCAGGCCGCGCGGGTCTCCGACCGCACCGCCTTCTTCACCGCCCAGGCCGACGAGACCACCGGGGACCGGACCGGCCTGCTGGTGGAGTTCGACACCACCAGCGCGATCTTCTCCAACCCTGCGGACCGGCGTACCGAGGACTACATCTCCGGCCGCTTCGGCTGA
- a CDS encoding CDP-alcohol phosphatidyltransferase family protein gives MTSTAGTSTPVQRLAATAVHAYTAVGSVLALLMVHFSYQGRVEAVLWLFLAAMVIDGTDGMLARRLRVKEVLPGFDGALLDNIVDYITYVFAPMVLLWANGYLPEGWFGGLCVTVPLLASCYQFCRTDAKTDDHFFLGFPSYWNIVAFYVVVLELAETTTAVLLLVLTVLVFVPVKYVYPSRTPALWAVNMTLATLWLVLFGLITAELPEPAPLLVGLSLVYVVYYVAVSLWLTARSARRSAAAHRAAAREHQPA, from the coding sequence ATGACCTCGACGGCCGGCACGTCCACGCCGGTCCAGCGCCTCGCTGCCACCGCGGTGCACGCCTACACCGCGGTCGGCTCCGTGCTGGCCCTGCTGATGGTGCACTTCTCCTACCAGGGCCGGGTCGAGGCGGTGCTCTGGCTGTTCCTGGCCGCGATGGTCATCGACGGCACCGACGGGATGCTCGCCCGGCGGCTGCGGGTCAAGGAGGTGCTGCCTGGGTTCGACGGCGCCCTGCTGGACAACATCGTCGACTACATCACCTACGTCTTCGCGCCCATGGTGCTGCTGTGGGCCAACGGCTACCTGCCGGAGGGCTGGTTCGGCGGGCTCTGCGTCACGGTGCCGCTGCTGGCCTCGTGCTACCAGTTCTGTCGCACCGACGCCAAGACCGACGACCACTTCTTCCTGGGCTTCCCCAGCTACTGGAACATCGTGGCCTTCTACGTCGTGGTGCTGGAGCTGGCCGAGACCACGACGGCGGTGCTGCTGCTGGTGCTGACCGTGCTCGTCTTCGTCCCCGTCAAGTACGTCTACCCGTCCCGTACGCCGGCGCTCTGGGCGGTCAACATGACCCTGGCGACGCTGTGGCTGGTGCTGTTCGGGCTGATCACCGCCGAGCTGCCCGAGCCGGCTCCGCTGCTCGTGGGGCTCTCGCTGGTCTACGTCGTCTACTACGTGGCGGTGAGCCTGTGGCTCACCGCCCGCAGCGCCCGACGCAGTGCCGCGGCGCACCGCGCCGCCGCCCGCGAGCACCAGCCCGCCTGA
- a CDS encoding inorganic phosphate transporter: MELAIIIAVVVVALVFDYTNGFHDAANAIATSVSTRALTPRVALMMAAVMNFVGAFLGQKVAHTVSDVIDPGEGSHALTIVMAGLLGAIAWNLVTWYFGLPSSSSHALIGGLVGAALAAGTFVRWSTVIEKVVIPMILSPLVAFTLGFIVMLGIMWAARRANPSKANRGFKIAQTVSAAAMALGHGLQDAQKTMGVIFLALLAGGYVSDGDSLPLWVIFAAASAISLGTWSGGWRIMRTLGRRIIHLDPPRGFAAESVAATVLYTTAYVWQAPISTTHTITSAVMGVGATKRLSAVRWGVAKSILAAWVLTFPAAGLVAALCYWVAHLFLP; encoded by the coding sequence ATGGAACTCGCGATCATCATCGCGGTCGTCGTTGTCGCCCTCGTCTTCGACTACACCAACGGCTTCCACGACGCCGCCAACGCGATCGCGACCTCGGTCTCGACGCGCGCGCTGACCCCGAGGGTCGCGCTGATGATGGCGGCGGTGATGAACTTCGTCGGTGCCTTCCTGGGCCAGAAGGTCGCCCACACCGTCTCCGACGTCATCGACCCGGGTGAGGGCAGCCATGCCCTGACCATCGTGATGGCGGGCCTGCTCGGCGCCATCGCGTGGAACCTGGTCACCTGGTACTTCGGGCTGCCCTCCTCGTCCTCGCACGCCCTGATCGGCGGGCTGGTCGGCGCCGCCCTGGCCGCGGGCACCTTCGTGCGGTGGTCCACCGTGATCGAGAAGGTGGTCATCCCGATGATCCTCTCGCCGCTGGTCGCCTTCACCCTCGGCTTCATCGTGATGCTCGGCATCATGTGGGCGGCACGGAGGGCCAACCCCTCCAAGGCCAACCGCGGCTTCAAGATCGCCCAGACCGTCTCGGCCGCCGCCATGGCCCTGGGCCACGGGCTGCAGGACGCCCAGAAGACGATGGGCGTCATCTTCCTGGCCCTGCTCGCCGGCGGCTACGTCTCCGACGGCGACAGCCTCCCGCTGTGGGTGATCTTCGCCGCCGCCTCCGCGATCTCGCTCGGCACCTGGTCCGGCGGGTGGCGCATCATGCGCACCCTGGGACGCCGGATCATCCACCTCGACCCGCCCCGCGGGTTCGCGGCGGAGTCGGTCGCCGCCACGGTGCTCTACACCACCGCCTACGTGTGGCAGGCCCCGATCTCCACCACCCACACCATCACCTCGGCCGTGATGGGCGTGGGCGCCACCAAGCGGCTCTCGGCGGTGCGCTGGGGCGTGGCCAAGTCGATCCTCGCCGCCTGGGTGCTCACCTTCCCGGCCGCTGGTCTGGTGGCGGCGCTCTGCTACTGGGTCGCCCACCTGTTCCTCCCCTGA
- a CDS encoding DUF47 domain-containing protein, translating to MGFRFRPVESSFYDLFSEFGAHLVSGADLLAEMLSDDADREDVARRMREAEHAADETTHAIIKRVNSTFVTPFDREDIYSLASGLDDIMDMMEEAVDLILLYQVESLPSELSNQVEVLQRCSELTAEAMPRLKSMADLEDYWIEINRLENTGDKSYRRILASLFSGKYEAIEVLKLKDIVESLEGAIDAFEKVANTVEQIAVKES from the coding sequence GTGGGTTTCCGTTTCCGCCCCGTCGAGTCTTCCTTCTACGATCTTTTCAGCGAGTTCGGTGCGCACCTCGTCTCCGGTGCCGACCTGCTGGCCGAGATGCTCTCCGACGACGCCGACCGCGAGGACGTCGCCCGCCGCATGCGTGAGGCCGAGCATGCCGCCGACGAGACGACCCACGCGATCATCAAGCGGGTCAACTCCACCTTCGTGACGCCGTTCGACCGCGAGGACATCTACTCCCTCGCCTCGGGCCTGGACGACATCATGGACATGATGGAGGAGGCCGTCGACCTGATCCTGCTCTACCAGGTCGAGTCGCTGCCCTCCGAGCTGTCCAACCAGGTCGAGGTGCTCCAGCGCTGCTCCGAGCTGACCGCCGAGGCGATGCCCCGGCTCAAGTCGATGGCTGACCTCGAGGACTACTGGATCGAGATCAATCGGCTGGAGAACACCGGCGACAAGAGCTACCGCCGGATCCTGGCCAGCCTGTTCAGCGGCAAGTACGAGGCCATCGAGGTGCTCAAGCTGAAGGACATCGTCGAGTCCCTCGAGGGCGCCATCGACGCCTTCGAGAAGGTGGCCAACACCGTGGAGCAGATCGCCGTCAAGGAGTCCTGA
- a CDS encoding RNA degradosome polyphosphate kinase: MASTLPLHASSDSGEEPGTDPFAHPSDTFDVEPPYVPDLAQIAAVKQYGNRFLDRELSWLHFNQRVLELAEDTSLPLLERARFLAIFTSNLDEFFMVRVAGLKRRIAAGVAVRAASGLLPREELERIWSGAGELMDRQARVFRDDLIPALREEGVELLRWDELDREEQKYCKRIFKERVFPVLTPLAVDPAHPFPYISGLSLNLAVIVRHPKTGTEHFARVKVPPIFTRFVPLGNQRFVPLEDLIGEHLKRLFPGMEIVQSHTFRVTRNEDLEVEEDDAENLLKALERELLRRKFGPPVRLEVEDSMDERMLTLLVSELGISTAEVYRLPGPLDLRGLHGIADLPREDLQYPAFLPTTHPLLAEVESASPVDIFDAVRRHDVLLHHPYDSFATSVQRFLEQAAADPHVLAIKQTLYRTSGDSPIIEALIDAAEAGKQVLVIVEIKARFDERANIRWARKLEQAGCHVVYGLVGLKTHCKLSMVVREDPDGIRRYTHIGTGNYNPKTARTYEDIGLLTSDDVIGEDVAHLFNNLSGISRNAAYEKLLVAPETVRSGLVGQIHAEIAHHQQGRPARIRIKANSVVDEAVIDALYLASQAGVPIQLLVRGICALRPGVPGLSETVEVRSVLGRFLEHSRIFWFEAGGEPTAWIGSADIMHRNLDRRVEVLVRLPGPGIVEHVGALLDLAFASDTSAWILGADGSWTHQDGDEHLQSVLIERHRRRRQAT, from the coding sequence ATGGCCTCCACGCTGCCCCTGCACGCCAGCAGTGACTCGGGCGAGGAACCCGGCACCGACCCGTTCGCGCACCCCAGCGACACCTTCGACGTGGAGCCGCCGTACGTCCCGGACCTGGCGCAGATCGCCGCGGTGAAGCAGTACGGCAACCGGTTCCTGGACCGCGAGCTGTCCTGGCTGCACTTCAACCAGCGGGTGCTCGAGCTCGCCGAGGACACCAGCCTGCCGCTGCTGGAGCGGGCCCGGTTCCTGGCGATCTTCACCAGCAACCTCGACGAGTTCTTCATGGTCCGGGTGGCCGGGCTCAAGCGCCGCATCGCCGCCGGGGTCGCCGTACGCGCCGCGTCCGGGTTGCTGCCCCGCGAGGAGCTGGAGCGGATCTGGTCGGGCGCCGGCGAGCTGATGGACCGCCAGGCCCGCGTCTTCCGCGACGACCTCATCCCCGCGCTGCGGGAGGAGGGCGTCGAGCTGCTGCGCTGGGACGAGCTGGACCGGGAGGAGCAGAAGTACTGCAAGCGGATCTTCAAGGAGCGCGTCTTCCCCGTGCTCACCCCGCTGGCGGTGGACCCGGCCCACCCCTTCCCCTACATCTCCGGGCTCTCCCTCAACCTGGCCGTCATCGTCCGGCACCCCAAGACCGGCACCGAGCACTTCGCCCGGGTCAAGGTGCCGCCGATCTTCACCCGGTTCGTGCCGCTGGGCAACCAGCGGTTCGTGCCGCTGGAGGACCTCATCGGCGAGCACCTCAAGCGGCTCTTCCCGGGCATGGAGATCGTCCAGTCCCACACCTTCCGGGTCACCCGCAACGAGGACCTCGAGGTCGAGGAGGATGACGCCGAGAACCTGCTCAAGGCGCTGGAGCGGGAGCTGCTGCGCCGCAAGTTCGGCCCGCCGGTGCGCCTGGAGGTCGAGGACTCCATGGACGAGCGGATGCTGACGCTGCTGGTCTCCGAGCTGGGCATCTCCACGGCCGAGGTCTACCGGCTGCCCGGGCCGCTGGACCTGCGCGGGCTGCACGGCATCGCCGACCTGCCGCGCGAGGACCTGCAGTACCCCGCCTTCCTGCCGACCACCCACCCGCTGCTCGCCGAGGTGGAGTCCGCCTCCCCGGTCGACATCTTCGACGCCGTACGCCGGCACGACGTGCTGCTGCACCACCCCTACGACTCGTTCGCCACCTCGGTGCAGCGCTTCCTCGAGCAGGCCGCCGCGGACCCGCACGTGCTGGCCATCAAGCAGACGCTCTACCGGACCTCCGGCGACTCCCCGATCATCGAGGCCCTCATCGACGCCGCCGAGGCCGGCAAGCAGGTCCTGGTGATCGTGGAGATCAAGGCGCGCTTCGACGAACGGGCCAACATCCGCTGGGCCCGCAAGCTGGAGCAGGCCGGCTGCCACGTCGTCTACGGGCTGGTCGGTCTCAAGACGCACTGCAAGCTCTCCATGGTGGTCCGCGAGGACCCCGACGGGATCCGTCGCTACACCCACATCGGCACCGGCAACTACAACCCCAAGACCGCCCGGACCTATGAGGACATCGGTCTGCTGACCAGCGACGACGTGATCGGCGAGGACGTCGCCCACCTGTTCAACAACCTCTCCGGGATCTCCCGCAACGCCGCCTACGAGAAGCTGCTGGTGGCCCCGGAGACGGTACGCAGCGGACTGGTGGGCCAGATCCACGCCGAGATCGCCCACCACCAGCAGGGTCGCCCGGCGCGCATCCGGATCAAGGCCAACTCGGTCGTCGACGAGGCCGTCATCGACGCCCTCTACCTGGCCTCGCAGGCCGGGGTCCCGATCCAGCTGCTGGTGCGCGGCATCTGCGCGCTGCGACCCGGCGTGCCCGGGCTCTCGGAGACCGTGGAGGTGCGCTCGGTGCTGGGCCGCTTCCTCGAGCACAGCCGGATCTTCTGGTTCGAGGCCGGCGGGGAGCCGACCGCCTGGATCGGGTCGGCCGACATCATGCACCGCAACCTGGACCGCCGGGTGGAGGTGCTGGTGCGGCTGCCGGGCCCCGGCATCGTCGAGCACGTGGGTGCCCTGCTGGATCTCGCCTTCGCCTCGGACACCAGCGCCTGGATCCTGGGCGCGGACGGTTCCTGGACCCACCAGGACGGTGACGAACATCTCCAGTCGGTGCTGATCGAGCGCCACCGTCGCCGCCGACAGGCAACCTGA
- the dtd gene encoding D-aminoacyl-tRNA deacylase: protein MRAVVMRVLSASVDVEGRNVATLPGPGLLVYLGVTHHDGQGETSWMARKIWDLRMLPEERSASEVGAPILVVSQFTLYGDAVKGRRPTWAAAAPGPVSEPVYDAVCEELRTLGARVEKGVFGADMQVTSVNDGPFTLILER from the coding sequence ATGCGAGCCGTCGTCATGCGCGTCCTGTCCGCCTCGGTCGACGTGGAGGGGAGGAACGTGGCCACGCTCCCCGGTCCCGGACTGCTGGTCTACCTCGGCGTCACCCACCACGACGGGCAAGGGGAGACCTCCTGGATGGCGCGCAAGATCTGGGACCTGCGGATGCTGCCGGAGGAGCGCTCGGCCAGCGAGGTCGGCGCCCCGATCCTGGTGGTCAGCCAGTTCACCCTGTACGGCGACGCGGTCAAGGGGCGCCGACCCACCTGGGCCGCCGCCGCCCCCGGACCGGTCAGCGAGCCCGTCTACGACGCGGTCTGCGAGGAGCTGCGCACCCTGGGGGCACGGGTGGAGAAGGGCGTCTTCGGCGCCGACATGCAGGTCACCTCTGTCAACGACGGACCGTTCACCTTGATCCTGGAGCGCTGA